A window of Garra rufa chromosome 6, GarRuf1.0, whole genome shotgun sequence genomic DNA:
CAGTGGGATCCATGAAGAAAATGTTGCATTTAAAACttctaaaattctaaaatgtgatttatttgaaTTTACATCATTGTATGTTCTTTGTTGTATTTTATGAGAATCTGCTGTAATCAACTTTTGAAAACAAAACATTATCATTACAGCAAATGTACCAGAGCCAGACTTTgagtaaaaaagattaagaaactTTAGTTAGCATGCAAAATTTTGGTAgtgggttattttattttatttaggtaATAGAGCTGTTTTGGTCGCCTTTATGAACCTGTTAACCCTCATATCATCTTCACAGTGGAGAATGAGCTGACAGGACACACAAATCTCATCACACACTACAACCTGGAGCACGCTTATAACAAGTTCTGCGGAAAGAAGGTGAAGGAGAAACTCAGCAACTTCCTTCCTGAGCTTCCTGGTGTGTACGCGTACTTTCACCTTTCAGTGCTAATTCTGCAGCAGTTCTAGTACCTCAAAGGCACAGTTCATCTATAAAAAAATCTGTCAATATTTACATACTCTCCACTTGTTTCTTTGTTCTACTAAATacgaaagaagatattttgaggaatactgaaacTACATTGAGTTTTGATCCTCCTGTATTCCAGGTATGATCGACAGCCCAGGCATTCAGGACAACAGCTCTCTGCGATCTCTCATTGAGAAGCCGCCAGTGTGCAACAACTCGTTCAGTCCTCTCACTGGGGCTATGCTCACCGGCTTCAGGCTACACACTGGccctgtaagtgtgtgtgtgtgtgtgtataagagaGGCTAAAGAAGGATCCCTTTGCATTTAGCGAGGCAAGTGTAACTAATGCTGCCTCTGCTTTGACTGTACTTGGAGGTTTGTTGATGTCTTTCTTAGATGGCATTGGTAGCGAATGGTTATGTGGGTCAGTCGATTGTTGTTTTGCATGCATGTTTTATATGACTCTTTCTGTCTTGTCAAAGTTACCAGAGCAGTATAGACTGATGCATATTCAGCCACCGAAGAAGAAGAACAAACACAAGCATAAACATCATCGACCGCAGGATCCCCTACCGCCAGGTGAGGGTCAAACACAAACATAGAAATCAATGTGTGCTTTCTTGCATCTTAACTGTGAATCTCACATCTTTACCACAGAAACTCCATCAGATTCGGAccacaagaagaagaagaaaaagaaggatGATGACCcagacagaaagaaaaagaagaaagataagaaaaagaaaaaggtaaCTGGAGTTATTATGGTCTTTATATGATAGTACAGATTACAGCTGGTCTTATTTTGTAAGAGTTCttctacactaccattcaaaaagtTTAAGGTCAAatgttttaaagtctcttatatggaagcccatttccaccactgaataaaaaaaatatataataattggaactttttatcttacaattcagaagttttctcgcaattgctattttacatcttgcaattctgactttttttccctctgaattgagatataaacttgcaaatgcaagctataaagtcagaattgcatgatataaactcgcaaatacaacttttttcctagaattgcatatgaactcgcaattatgagttttaaagtcagaatgtgagatataaactcacaattgtgagaaatgaagtcagaattgggtgatatatactcacaattgcaaattataaagt
This region includes:
- the med19b gene encoding mediator of RNA polymerase II transcription subunit 19-B, producing the protein MTEIFSSLYGQPDSQGPAGPSALGFGSGKPQVPQNMGPMCFPHQMVDEGGPIRKPAAMNEPFYLLRELPMENELTGHTNLITHYNLEHAYNKFCGKKVKEKLSNFLPELPGMIDSPGIQDNSSLRSLIEKPPVCNNSFSPLTGAMLTGFRLHTGPLPEQYRLMHIQPPKKKNKHKHKHHRPQDPLPPETPSDSDHKKKKKKKDDDPDRKKKKKDKKKKKNRHSPDHPGMTGAQPSSSSLR